A genome region from Chlorobaculum tepidum TLS includes the following:
- a CDS encoding peptidylprolyl isomerase, producing the protein MPEKFIIKTSMGDISIALYDDTPRHRDNFVKLVGEGYYDGIRFHRVIEGFMIQSGDPLSRFDEKRMMHGTGGPDYRVPAEIKHPNKKGTIAAARDNNPQKASSGSQFYINQADNGFLDGEYTVFGVVESGIDVVDAIAAVETDMRDNPLKPVTIETITPATA; encoded by the coding sequence ATGCCAGAAAAATTCATCATCAAGACCAGCATGGGTGATATTTCCATCGCCCTGTATGACGACACTCCCCGGCACCGCGATAACTTCGTCAAGCTCGTCGGCGAAGGCTACTACGACGGCATCCGTTTTCACAGGGTGATCGAAGGCTTCATGATCCAGTCCGGCGATCCGCTTTCGCGCTTCGACGAGAAGCGCATGATGCACGGCACCGGCGGCCCCGACTACCGTGTTCCGGCTGAAATCAAGCACCCGAACAAAAAGGGCACGATTGCCGCCGCGCGTGACAACAACCCGCAGAAGGCCTCGTCCGGCAGCCAGTTCTACATCAACCAGGCCGACAACGGCTTCCTCGACGGCGAATATACCGTGTTCGGCGTTGTCGAATCGGGCATCGACGTGGTTGACGCCATCGCCGCCGTCGAGACCGACATGCGCGACAACCCGCTCAAGCCGGTGACCATCGAAACCATCACTCCTGCAACCGCCTGA
- a CDS encoding YggS family pyridoxal phosphate-dependent enzyme → MESISSNLTAVREQIAEACRKAGRREDEVTLIAVSKTKSAAAIREAWDAGQREFGESYVQEFLEKVEAPELSGLPVSWHFIGHLQSNKVRQIVDKVTMVHGIDKVSTAKELSKRAGQHDLTVDYLLEVNVSRESTKYGFSPDSVLQAAEECFALPNVRLRGLMTIASPAPSEARREFAELRQTLDKLRQNAPEPSLLTELSMGMSGDFEEAILEGATMIRIGTAIFGWR, encoded by the coding sequence ATGGAAAGCATCTCATCGAACCTCACCGCCGTCAGGGAACAGATCGCCGAGGCCTGCCGCAAGGCGGGCCGCCGCGAGGATGAGGTAACGCTCATCGCTGTCTCTAAAACCAAAAGCGCCGCAGCCATACGCGAGGCGTGGGATGCGGGCCAGCGGGAGTTCGGCGAGAGTTACGTGCAGGAGTTTCTGGAAAAGGTTGAAGCACCCGAACTCTCGGGCCTGCCGGTTTCGTGGCACTTCATCGGCCACCTCCAGTCCAACAAGGTTCGTCAGATCGTCGACAAGGTGACGATGGTGCATGGCATCGACAAGGTTTCAACTGCCAAAGAGCTGTCGAAACGCGCCGGGCAGCACGATCTGACGGTCGATTACCTGCTTGAGGTGAACGTGTCGCGCGAAAGCACGAAGTACGGCTTCAGCCCCGACTCGGTGTTGCAGGCCGCCGAAGAGTGCTTCGCTCTGCCGAACGTGCGCCTGCGCGGACTGATGACCATCGCCTCGCCCGCCCCCTCCGAAGCCCGCCGCGAATTTGCGGAGCTTCGTCAGACACTCGACAAGCTCCGCCAGAACGCGCCTGAGCCGTCGCTTCTTACCGAGCTATCAATGGGCATGAGCGGCGATTTCGAGGAAGCCATCCTCGAAGGCGCCACCATGATCCGCATCGGCACCGCCATCTTCGGATGGCGATAA
- a CDS encoding purine-nucleoside phosphorylase has translation MTEQRQKIREAVEFIRKKTTAEYPVGIVLGTGLGGLVKEIEIDFSLDYADIPYFPISTVETHHGKLIFGTLAGKKVVAMQGRFHYYEGYSMTQIVFPIRVMKELGMKTLGITNACGGMNPGYSKGDIMLIDDHINLLGANPLIGPNDPEMGPRFPDMCAPYSPRILEIAEKVALEHGIKVQRGVYVAVTGPCLETRAEYRMLRAIGADVVGMSTVPEVIAAVHQGTEVFGMSIVTDECFPDCLVPVSIEEIIEVSSRAEPNMTTIFRNVVANL, from the coding sequence ATGACTGAACAAAGGCAGAAAATCCGGGAAGCCGTTGAATTCATCAGAAAAAAAACCACGGCTGAATATCCGGTAGGTATCGTGCTCGGAACCGGCCTTGGCGGACTGGTCAAGGAGATTGAAATCGATTTTTCGCTCGATTATGCCGATATTCCCTATTTTCCGATTTCGACGGTTGAAACCCATCACGGCAAGCTGATTTTCGGCACCCTCGCCGGCAAGAAAGTCGTTGCCATGCAGGGCCGTTTCCACTACTACGAAGGCTACTCGATGACGCAGATCGTCTTCCCGATCAGGGTCATGAAAGAGCTCGGCATGAAGACCCTCGGCATCACCAACGCCTGCGGCGGCATGAACCCCGGCTACAGCAAGGGCGACATCATGCTCATCGACGACCATATCAACCTGCTTGGCGCCAACCCGCTCATCGGCCCGAACGATCCTGAAATGGGCCCCCGCTTCCCCGATATGTGCGCCCCCTACTCGCCGAGGATTCTCGAGATCGCCGAAAAGGTCGCGCTCGAACACGGCATCAAGGTGCAGCGCGGCGTCTATGTCGCCGTCACCGGTCCGTGCCTCGAAACCCGCGCCGAGTACCGGATGCTGCGCGCCATCGGCGCTGACGTGGTCGGCATGTCCACCGTCCCGGAGGTGATCGCCGCCGTGCACCAGGGCACCGAAGTGTTCGGCATGTCCATCGTCACCGACGAGTGCTTCCCGGACTGCCTCGTGCCGGTCAGCATCGAAGAGATCATCGAAGTCTCCAGCCGCGCCGAGCCGAACATGACCACCATTTTCAGGAACGTCGTAGCCAATCTTTAA
- the mtnA gene encoding S-methyl-5-thioribose-1-phosphate isomerase yields MIDAISFKNGTFRYLDQRFLPLQEIHVETKNHQEAIEAIKTLAVRGAPLIGASAGYTVVLGINEYTGDKAGFPEYFKNLIAEVNASRPTAVNLFFATKKMQEVYDANFENDSLEALFAKMTDMAYKIHNDEIDNCDKIARHGVELLKQDFADVLKTRKLNVLTHCNTGTLACCGIGTALGVIRLAYQEGLIERVITSESRPLLQGLRLTAWELEHDGIPFASISDSSSAILMQRGMIDFAITGADRITANGDTANKIGTYAHAISARYHGLPFYIAAPVSTIDITMAEGSEIPIEERNPDELRKIFGTQVATPTTPVVNFAFDVTPGTLIRGIITEKGAVVGNYNEGLARVVNG; encoded by the coding sequence ATGATAGACGCTATCTCATTTAAAAACGGAACGTTCCGTTACCTCGACCAGCGCTTTCTGCCCCTGCAGGAGATCCATGTTGAAACGAAGAATCACCAGGAAGCTATCGAGGCCATCAAAACCCTCGCCGTGCGCGGCGCTCCGCTTATCGGCGCTTCGGCGGGCTATACGGTCGTGCTCGGCATCAACGAATACACGGGCGACAAGGCAGGCTTCCCGGAATATTTCAAGAACCTGATCGCCGAGGTCAACGCTTCGCGCCCGACCGCCGTGAACCTGTTCTTCGCGACGAAGAAAATGCAGGAGGTTTATGACGCCAACTTCGAGAACGATTCGCTCGAAGCGCTCTTCGCGAAGATGACCGACATGGCCTACAAAATCCACAACGACGAAATCGACAACTGCGACAAGATCGCCCGCCACGGCGTCGAGCTCCTGAAACAGGATTTCGCCGACGTGCTCAAAACCCGCAAGCTCAATGTGCTGACTCACTGCAACACCGGCACGCTCGCCTGCTGCGGCATCGGCACGGCACTCGGCGTGATCCGCCTGGCGTATCAGGAGGGGCTGATCGAGCGCGTCATCACCTCCGAAAGCCGACCGCTCCTTCAGGGTCTGCGCCTCACTGCCTGGGAGCTGGAGCATGACGGGATTCCGTTCGCCTCGATCTCCGACTCTTCGTCGGCGATTCTGATGCAGCGCGGCATGATCGACTTCGCCATCACTGGCGCGGATCGCATCACGGCCAACGGCGACACGGCTAACAAAATCGGCACCTACGCCCACGCCATCAGCGCCAGGTATCACGGCCTGCCGTTCTACATCGCCGCACCGGTCTCGACTATCGACATCACAATGGCCGAAGGCTCGGAGATTCCGATCGAGGAGCGCAACCCCGACGAGCTGCGCAAAATCTTCGGCACGCAGGTCGCCACCCCGACCACGCCGGTGGTGAACTTCGCCTTCGACGTAACCCCAGGCACGCTCATCCGCGGCATCATCACCGAGAAAGGGGCCGTCGTTGGAAACTACAACGAAGGACTCGCCCGCGTAGTCAACGGCTGA
- a CDS encoding cytochrome ubiquinol oxidase subunit I, whose amino-acid sequence MDTLFLARLQFALTSVFHFFFVPLTLGLSIFTAIMETAWVRTGKEKYRQLAKFWGHLFLINFAIGVVTGIVMEFQFGMNWSQYSRFVGDIFGVPLAIEALLAFFLESTFLGIWVFGWDRIPKGLHAASIWLVAIGSNLSALWILVANSFMQSPVGFHMAADGSRAEMTSFSALLFNPYVWLQFPHVITAGIATGGFLVIAVSVWHLMKKTADEEQFRTSLKFGAIYAFIGSLLVTLAGHTQMQEMVHNQPMKVAAAEALWHSENPASFSLFTVGDEENLKDVFSIRVPGMLSFLAYNKFSGEVKGISELQQEAVAKYGPGNYIPSVITAYWSFRFMVGAGTLMLLAAVVALFKVIREDYNFGKLTGALLLSAFILPFVANSAGWLLTETGRQPWIVVGLLKTEQAVTPASVVSSAELLTSVVVFTLIYSVLTLVDVFLLKKYATAGLHGAE is encoded by the coding sequence ATGGATACCCTGTTTCTTGCGCGACTTCAATTCGCCCTGACGTCGGTGTTCCACTTTTTCTTTGTTCCCCTCACCCTCGGGCTCTCCATCTTCACGGCGATCATGGAAACTGCGTGGGTCAGGACGGGCAAGGAGAAGTACCGTCAGCTGGCCAAATTCTGGGGGCATCTGTTCCTCATCAACTTCGCCATCGGCGTCGTCACCGGCATCGTCATGGAGTTCCAGTTCGGCATGAACTGGTCGCAGTACTCCCGCTTCGTCGGCGACATCTTCGGCGTGCCGCTTGCCATCGAGGCGCTGCTCGCCTTCTTCCTTGAATCAACCTTCCTCGGCATCTGGGTCTTCGGCTGGGATCGTATCCCCAAAGGGCTGCACGCCGCCTCGATCTGGCTGGTGGCCATCGGCTCGAACCTCTCGGCACTCTGGATTCTGGTCGCCAACTCCTTCATGCAGTCGCCGGTGGGCTTCCACATGGCCGCCGACGGATCGCGCGCCGAGATGACCAGCTTCTCCGCGCTGCTCTTCAACCCCTACGTCTGGCTGCAATTCCCGCATGTCATCACCGCCGGCATCGCCACGGGTGGGTTCCTCGTCATCGCGGTCAGCGTGTGGCACCTTATGAAAAAAACCGCCGACGAGGAGCAGTTCCGAACCTCGCTCAAGTTCGGCGCGATCTACGCCTTCATCGGCTCGCTGCTCGTCACCCTCGCCGGTCACACCCAGATGCAGGAGATGGTGCACAACCAGCCGATGAAAGTCGCCGCCGCCGAAGCGCTCTGGCACAGCGAAAATCCGGCCAGCTTCTCGCTCTTCACCGTCGGTGACGAAGAGAATCTGAAGGATGTCTTCTCCATCCGCGTGCCCGGAATGCTCTCGTTCCTGGCCTACAACAAGTTCTCTGGCGAGGTGAAGGGCATCAGCGAATTGCAGCAGGAGGCGGTCGCCAAATACGGCCCAGGGAACTACATTCCGTCGGTCATCACCGCCTACTGGAGTTTCCGCTTCATGGTGGGCGCGGGCACGCTGATGCTCCTGGCCGCCGTGGTGGCGCTCTTCAAGGTGATCCGCGAAGATTACAATTTCGGCAAGCTCACGGGGGCGCTCCTGCTCTCGGCATTCATTCTGCCCTTCGTGGCCAACTCGGCGGGGTGGCTCCTGACCGAGACGGGCCGTCAGCCATGGATCGTGGTCGGGCTGCTCAAAACCGAACAGGCCGTCACGCCCGCATCGGTAGTAAGCAGCGCTGAATTGCTGACCTCGGTCGTGGTGTTCACCCTCATCTACAGCGTGCTGACGCTCGTCGATGTGTTCCTCTTGAAAAAATATGCAACGGCTGGCCTTCACGGCGCCGAATAA
- the cydB gene encoding cytochrome d ubiquinol oxidase subunit II, with amino-acid sequence MDLQTLQIIWFILVAVLFTGYFILEGFDFGVGILLPFMGKDDLERRAVINTIGPFWDGNEVWLITAGGAIFAAFPHWYATLFSGFYLALLLMLVALIFRGIAFEYRSKRDSAAWRSFWDWSIFLGSAIPALLWGVAMANFIRGVPIDASMNYTGGFFNLLNPYALACGLASLSVFTLHGAVFLTLKTTDELHERAMGMAKKLWIPATVLSLVFGVYTYFETDISTRLGVNPGAIPIFSVLSLLSVIVLLNKDASGWAFVMTAISIAFSTITIFMGLFPRVLVSSTNPDWSLTIYNASSSQYTLGIMTTVAAIFVPIVLLYQGWSYWVFRQRISKDSKMEY; translated from the coding sequence ATGGATTTGCAGACATTGCAGATAATCTGGTTCATCCTGGTCGCCGTGCTGTTTACCGGATACTTCATTCTCGAAGGATTCGATTTCGGCGTCGGCATTTTGCTGCCCTTCATGGGCAAGGATGACCTCGAACGCCGCGCGGTCATCAACACCATCGGCCCCTTCTGGGACGGCAACGAAGTGTGGCTCATCACGGCTGGCGGCGCGATTTTCGCCGCGTTCCCGCACTGGTACGCCACGCTCTTCAGCGGCTTCTACCTGGCACTGTTGCTCATGCTGGTGGCGCTGATCTTTCGCGGCATCGCGTTCGAGTACCGCAGCAAGCGCGACAGCGCGGCATGGCGCAGTTTCTGGGACTGGAGCATTTTCCTCGGCAGCGCGATTCCCGCCCTGCTCTGGGGCGTAGCGATGGCCAACTTCATCCGCGGCGTGCCAATCGACGCCTCGATGAACTACACCGGCGGCTTCTTCAACCTGCTCAACCCCTACGCGCTGGCCTGCGGCCTGGCGTCGCTCAGCGTCTTCACGCTGCACGGCGCGGTGTTCCTGACGCTCAAAACCACCGACGAGCTGCACGAACGTGCGATGGGAATGGCCAAAAAGCTCTGGATTCCGGCCACCGTGCTCTCGCTGGTTTTCGGAGTGTACACCTATTTCGAAACCGACATTTCAACCAGACTCGGCGTCAACCCCGGCGCAATCCCGATCTTCAGCGTGCTCTCGCTGCTCTCGGTGATCGTGCTGCTCAACAAGGACGCATCTGGCTGGGCGTTCGTCATGACCGCCATTTCGATCGCTTTCTCGACCATCACCATCTTTATGGGCCTCTTCCCGCGAGTGCTGGTATCGAGCACCAACCCCGACTGGAGCCTGACGATCTACAATGCCTCGTCGTCGCAGTACACGCTTGGCATCATGACCACGGTTGCCGCGATCTTCGTGCCGATCGTGCTTCTCTACCAGGGCTGGAGCTACTGGGTCTTCCGTCAGCGCATTTCGAAAGACTCGAAAATGGAGTATTGA
- the cydD gene encoding thiol reductant ABC exporter subunit CydD, translating into MNIDRNLMRLLAEQKRPFIFSGISGAAGALMLVAQAWVLSGIIETVFRQAPAWQTILPLVGLFALFSTLRVLFGWAGHHEAKKGTLAIRKTLTERLSGTVAALGPSYTRSGQSGRIVTTLLKGVESVDAWFSQYIPQLFLSLIIPVVILAAVFPADWLSGLILVLTAPLIPVFMILIGKRASAATEKQWNTMSRMSGHFLDMLQGLSTLKLFAQAKTRRDGIAEASENFRHSTMQVLKIAFLSSLTLELVGTLGTAVVAVSIGVRMLGGHLPFRPGFFALLLVPDFYLTLRQLGTKFHAGMEGVTASKEMYEILDRSKEIPKAGSRELTATDISSQPIVFEGVDYRFPGSDKPALDSVSFAIEPGTVTALTGPSGAGKSTLLNLLLRFIEPADGTISLGDRKTQEFNLDSWYRQIAWVPQHPFLFNATIRENLLMARRDATPDEIDNALKQAGLLDMVRSLPDGLETMIGEQGARLSGGEAQRLSLARAFLKDAPVLLLDEPTSHTDPILEAQLRKAMEKLMQGRTVVMIAHRLESIRNADRIVVLDRGRLVQSGTHDELMADKGFYRQAIFSSIEEAAA; encoded by the coding sequence ATGAATATTGACCGGAACCTCATGCGGCTGCTTGCTGAACAGAAGCGGCCTTTCATATTCTCGGGCATTTCGGGCGCAGCAGGGGCGCTCATGCTTGTCGCGCAGGCGTGGGTTCTGAGCGGGATTATCGAGACAGTGTTCCGGCAAGCTCCAGCTTGGCAGACGATTCTGCCGCTGGTCGGGCTGTTCGCGCTCTTCAGCACCTTGCGAGTGCTCTTCGGCTGGGCGGGCCATCACGAGGCCAAAAAGGGCACGCTCGCCATCCGGAAAACGCTGACCGAACGTCTCTCCGGCACGGTAGCGGCGCTCGGCCCCTCCTACACCCGCTCAGGGCAAAGCGGACGCATCGTCACCACGCTGCTCAAGGGTGTTGAGTCGGTCGATGCGTGGTTCAGCCAGTACATCCCGCAACTGTTCCTGTCGCTCATCATTCCGGTGGTGATCCTCGCGGCGGTCTTCCCGGCGGACTGGCTCTCCGGCCTGATTCTCGTGCTGACCGCGCCGCTCATCCCGGTCTTCATGATTTTGATCGGCAAACGCGCCAGCGCGGCCACCGAAAAGCAGTGGAACACCATGAGCCGCATGAGCGGCCACTTCCTCGACATGTTGCAGGGTCTCTCGACGCTCAAGCTCTTCGCGCAGGCCAAAACGCGGCGCGACGGCATTGCCGAGGCGAGCGAAAACTTCCGCCATTCGACGATGCAGGTGCTCAAGATCGCCTTTCTCTCGTCGCTGACGCTCGAACTGGTCGGCACGCTCGGCACGGCGGTGGTGGCGGTGAGCATCGGCGTGCGGATGCTCGGCGGCCACCTCCCCTTCCGCCCCGGCTTTTTCGCGCTCCTGCTCGTGCCGGATTTTTATCTGACGCTCCGCCAGCTCGGCACAAAATTCCACGCAGGCATGGAGGGCGTGACCGCCTCGAAGGAGATGTACGAAATTCTCGACCGTTCGAAGGAGATTCCCAAAGCGGGTTCTCGTGAGCTGACCGCCACCGATATTTCGTCGCAACCGATTGTTTTTGAAGGAGTTGACTACCGCTTCCCCGGCAGCGACAAACCGGCGCTCGACAGCGTAAGCTTCGCCATCGAACCGGGCACCGTGACCGCCCTCACCGGCCCCAGCGGCGCGGGCAAGAGCACGCTGCTGAACCTGCTGCTGCGCTTCATCGAACCGGCGGACGGGACGATTTCGCTTGGCGACCGCAAAACACAGGAGTTCAACCTCGATTCGTGGTACCGCCAGATCGCCTGGGTGCCGCAGCATCCCTTTCTCTTCAACGCCACCATCCGCGAAAACCTGCTGATGGCTCGTCGCGACGCCACGCCGGATGAAATCGATAACGCTCTGAAACAGGCCGGATTGCTCGACATGGTACGCTCGCTGCCCGACGGACTGGAGACCATGATCGGCGAACAGGGCGCGCGACTCAGCGGCGGCGAGGCGCAACGGCTGTCGCTGGCTCGCGCGTTCCTGAAGGATGCGCCGGTGCTCCTGCTCGACGAGCCGACCTCGCACACCGACCCGATCCTTGAAGCGCAGCTCCGCAAGGCGATGGAAAAACTGATGCAGGGACGCACGGTGGTGATGATCGCCCACCGGCTCGAAAGCATCCGCAACGCCGACCGCATCGTGGTGCTCGACCGTGGGCGCCTCGTGCAGAGCGGCACGCACGACGAACTGATGGCGGATAAGGGATTCTACAGGCAGGCGATTTTTTCGTCGATAGAGGAGGCTGCCGCATGA
- the cydC gene encoding thiol reductant ABC exporter subunit CydC, translating into MKTFLRLTGLTRPFAWWMLLAALIGFATIGSGIGLLMASAWLITTAALMPALSALQIGITGVRFFGISRGVIRYAERLISHNTTFRILTRLRVWFYDAVEPLAPARLAAYRSADLLKRIVDDIQSLENIYARVLAPPITAALITLLMWFVVGHWSTAAAEGVLTSQLIAGIAVPLLTARLAAGTARGITALQGEQQVLAVDMVQGMSELRVFGMVGDYTEKLRDAEVKKLALQKCAAFIEGLHESLTGLAMNGAVIWILYSMLPMVRTGAVSTITLASVVFGVMASFEAFLPLTGSVQNIEADVRAGERLFEIIDAKPEVVPPAKPEPFPKSTGIEVKNLAFTYPGSDRPALDGVSFSVPQGGRTAIVGPSGAGKSTITSLMVRFWNPTQGEISIGGQTIDKLDPEELRRNIAMVSQRTYLFGQTIRENLLLAAPDATDERLRQALTLAGLDSLQSRLDDWVGQHGMNLSGGEQQRLAIARMILQDAPIIVLDEATANLDAITEQALLDTLDTTSQGKTVLAITHRLHRMERYDEIVVLYEGRTIERGSHEELLKSDGFYAGMWKLQHQRKA; encoded by the coding sequence ATGAAAACCTTTCTCAGGCTGACCGGCCTGACCCGCCCCTTTGCCTGGTGGATGCTCCTCGCCGCGCTGATCGGCTTCGCCACCATCGGCAGCGGCATCGGTTTGCTGATGGCCTCGGCGTGGCTCATCACCACCGCCGCCCTGATGCCCGCGCTTTCGGCGCTCCAGATCGGCATCACCGGCGTGCGCTTCTTCGGCATCTCGCGCGGCGTCATTCGCTACGCCGAACGGCTCATTTCACACAACACCACGTTCAGGATTCTCACCCGCCTGCGCGTCTGGTTCTACGACGCCGTCGAGCCGCTCGCCCCGGCCCGCCTCGCCGCATACCGCAGCGCCGATCTCTTGAAGCGGATCGTCGATGACATCCAGAGCCTCGAAAACATCTACGCCCGCGTGCTCGCCCCGCCCATCACCGCGGCGCTCATCACGCTGCTCATGTGGTTCGTCGTCGGCCACTGGTCAACCGCCGCCGCCGAAGGGGTGCTTACGAGCCAGCTCATCGCAGGTATCGCCGTGCCGCTGTTGACCGCACGGCTCGCCGCCGGAACGGCTCGCGGCATCACGGCGCTCCAGGGCGAACAGCAGGTGCTCGCGGTCGATATGGTACAGGGCATGAGCGAACTGCGCGTCTTTGGCATGGTGGGCGACTACACCGAAAAGCTGCGCGATGCCGAAGTAAAAAAGCTCGCGTTGCAGAAGTGCGCCGCATTCATCGAGGGGCTGCACGAATCGCTGACCGGACTGGCAATGAACGGCGCGGTGATCTGGATTCTCTACTCGATGCTGCCGATGGTGCGAACCGGCGCCGTCAGCACCATCACACTCGCCTCGGTGGTGTTCGGCGTCATGGCCTCGTTCGAGGCGTTCTTGCCGCTCACCGGCTCGGTGCAGAACATCGAGGCCGATGTCCGCGCGGGCGAACGCCTCTTTGAGATCATCGACGCAAAGCCGGAAGTGGTTCCGCCAGCCAAACCGGAACCTTTCCCGAAATCAACCGGCATCGAGGTCAAAAACCTCGCCTTCACCTACCCCGGCTCAGATCGTCCAGCGCTCGACGGCGTCTCGTTCAGCGTTCCGCAGGGCGGGCGGACCGCGATTGTCGGGCCGAGCGGCGCGGGCAAATCAACCATCACCTCGCTCATGGTGCGCTTCTGGAACCCCACGCAAGGAGAAATTTCGATTGGCGGGCAAACCATCGACAAGCTCGATCCCGAAGAGCTGCGCCGCAACATCGCCATGGTCTCGCAACGAACGTACCTCTTCGGCCAGACCATCCGCGAAAACCTCCTCCTCGCCGCACCTGACGCGACGGATGAGCGGCTCCGCCAAGCCCTCACGCTGGCGGGACTCGACAGCCTGCAAAGCCGCCTCGACGACTGGGTCGGCCAACACGGCATGAACCTCAGCGGCGGCGAACAGCAGCGCCTCGCCATCGCGCGGATGATCTTGCAGGACGCTCCAATCATCGTGCTCGACGAAGCAACCGCCAACCTCGACGCCATCACCGAACAGGCGCTGCTCGACACGCTCGACACCACCAGCCAAGGAAAAACCGTGCTCGCCATCACCCACCGCCTGCACCGCATGGAGCGCTACGACGAAATTGTGGTGCTCTACGAAGGCAGGACTATTGAGCGAGGAAGCCACGAAGAACTGCTGAAAAGCGATGGCTTTTACGCGGGGATGTGGAAGTTGCAACACCAGCGGAAAGCATGA
- a CDS encoding lipocalin family protein — protein MKKLFLPMLLWMAALAGCASAPEGIVAVDNFKLDRYLGTWYEIARIDNWFERGSDHVSATYTLRDDGKVQVLNKGYYPDKKKWKTAKGKAKFAGSPNVGALKVSFFGPFYGPYNVFALDRENYSWAMVTASSRDYFWILARTPQIDDALYEKLLEKAKSQGFDTAKVMRTLQ, from the coding sequence ATGAAAAAACTCTTTTTGCCTATGCTGCTTTGGATGGCTGCGCTTGCCGGTTGCGCGAGTGCGCCGGAGGGGATTGTGGCGGTGGATAACTTCAAGCTCGACCGCTATCTTGGCACTTGGTACGAAATTGCCCGAATCGACAACTGGTTTGAGCGCGGCTCCGACCATGTTTCGGCCACCTACACCCTGCGCGACGACGGCAAGGTTCAGGTGCTCAACAAGGGCTACTATCCCGACAAAAAGAAGTGGAAAACCGCCAAAGGCAAAGCCAAATTCGCCGGAAGTCCCAACGTTGGAGCGCTGAAGGTTTCATTTTTCGGCCCCTTCTACGGTCCGTACAATGTCTTCGCCCTTGACCGCGAAAACTACTCGTGGGCAATGGTCACAGCCTCCAGCCGCGACTACTTCTGGATTTTAGCCAGAACCCCGCAGATCGACGACGCGCTCTACGAAAAGCTCCTCGAAAAGGCAAAGTCGCAGGGCTTCGACACGGCCAAGGTTATGCGTACCCTGCAGTAG
- a CDS encoding cation diffusion facilitator family transporter: MSEHHHDHSHDHGHAGHQYHAVGSIQIAFFMNFGFTILEAIGGVMTNSTAILANAVHDFGDSIAVGQAWYFEKLSGRTGDKRYSYGYQRFSIFGALVSALMMLASSFLVLVEAVPRLLHPEHPNAKGMVAFALVGVAVNALAMLRLKGQAGMNARVIALHLLEDVLGWLSVLLVSVVLLFTSLPILDPLLAIVITLYILTGVVKNLRAMVPVFLQAVPSELSLDKVVADIQQTEHVTGVHHAHLWSLDGQRTVFTAHLEIGCDVNPAEYASIKEEIRKLVARHGIYHSTVELEYPGEVCRNESHKDG; this comes from the coding sequence ATGAGCGAGCACCATCACGACCATAGTCACGATCACGGTCACGCCGGGCATCAGTACCACGCAGTCGGGAGCATCCAGATCGCATTTTTCATGAACTTCGGCTTCACGATCCTCGAAGCCATCGGCGGCGTCATGACCAACAGCACGGCGATTCTCGCCAACGCCGTGCACGACTTTGGCGACTCTATCGCCGTCGGTCAGGCTTGGTATTTCGAAAAGCTTTCGGGCCGCACGGGCGACAAGCGCTACTCCTATGGCTACCAGCGCTTCTCGATCTTTGGTGCGCTCGTCAGCGCACTCATGATGCTCGCCAGCTCCTTCCTCGTGCTGGTCGAGGCGGTGCCGCGCCTGCTTCATCCAGAGCATCCGAATGCCAAAGGTATGGTTGCTTTCGCGCTGGTTGGCGTGGCCGTCAACGCGCTCGCTATGCTGCGCCTCAAGGGGCAGGCCGGCATGAACGCCCGCGTCATTGCGCTGCACCTGCTCGAAGACGTGCTCGGCTGGCTCTCGGTTTTGCTGGTTTCTGTGGTGTTGCTTTTCACCTCTTTGCCGATACTCGACCCGCTGCTCGCCATCGTCATCACGCTCTACATCCTCACCGGCGTGGTGAAGAATCTCCGCGCAATGGTTCCCGTCTTCCTGCAAGCCGTGCCAAGCGAGCTCAGCCTCGACAAGGTTGTCGCCGACATTCAGCAGACCGAGCACGTCACCGGCGTTCACCACGCCCATCTCTGGTCGCTCGACGGCCAGCGCACAGTCTTCACCGCTCACCTCGAAATCGGCTGCGATGTCAACCCTGCCGAATACGCCAGCATCAAAGAGGAGATTCGCAAGCTCGTCGCCCGCCACGGTATTTACCACTCCACCGTAGAGCTCGAATACCCCGGCGAAGTGTGCCGCAACGAGTCGCATAAAGACGGGTAG